From a region of the Methylomonas rapida genome:
- the mch gene encoding methenyltetrahydromethanopterin cyclohydrolase has protein sequence MQYQASVNKLTQPLVKHLLDNADKLRLGIEKQENGCTIIDAGIKVPGGLEAGRIITEICMGGMGTATISQSSYTNNWPLTINVHATNPVLSCLGSQYAGWSLSHGKYYALGSGPARAMATKVKDGAVEPVEELYKELEYRDSCDNTVLVIENDAVPPLEIVEKVAAACGVSPANLTIIVTPTSSLAGGVQVVGRVLEVAMHKAHALHFPLENIVDGSGSAPICPPHPNFVKAMGRTNDAILFAGQVHLFVKGSDEAAEKLAKELPSSTSKDYGKPFADIFKAYEYDFFKIDAMLFSPASVIVTAVESGKSFRAGKLDNALLDQSFGL, from the coding sequence ATGCAATATCAGGCAAGCGTCAATAAACTCACTCAGCCCTTGGTTAAACATCTGCTGGATAACGCGGATAAATTGAGATTGGGTATCGAAAAGCAGGAAAACGGTTGCACGATTATCGATGCCGGCATCAAGGTGCCGGGCGGCCTGGAAGCGGGACGCATCATCACCGAGATTTGCATGGGTGGTATGGGGACTGCGACGATTTCGCAAAGCAGTTATACCAACAACTGGCCGCTGACGATTAACGTGCATGCCACCAATCCGGTGCTGTCTTGCCTGGGTAGCCAGTATGCTGGTTGGAGTTTGTCGCACGGCAAATATTACGCCTTGGGTTCCGGTCCTGCGCGGGCAATGGCTACTAAAGTCAAAGACGGTGCGGTCGAGCCGGTCGAAGAGTTGTACAAAGAATTGGAGTACCGCGACAGCTGCGATAACACAGTGCTGGTGATCGAAAACGATGCGGTGCCGCCGCTGGAAATCGTCGAAAAAGTCGCGGCAGCCTGCGGCGTGTCTCCGGCCAATCTGACCATCATCGTTACCCCCACCAGCAGTCTGGCGGGTGGTGTGCAAGTGGTGGGTCGGGTGCTGGAAGTGGCGATGCATAAGGCGCATGCGCTGCATTTCCCCTTGGAGAATATCGTCGACGGTTCGGGTTCCGCACCAATTTGCCCGCCGCACCCCAATTTCGTCAAGGCGATGGGGCGTACCAATGATGCGATTCTGTTCGCAGGGCAGGTGCATTTGTTCGTCAAGGGCAGCGACGAGGCTGCTGAAAAACTGGCGAAAGAATTGCCGAGCTCCACGTCCAAGGATTATGGCAAGCCGTTTGCCGACATTTTCAAGGCCTATGAATACGATTTTTTCAAAATCGATGCGATGCTGTTCAGTCCGGCCAGCGTGATCGTCACGGCGGTGGAATCCGGCAAAAGCTTTCGTGCCGGCAAATTGGACAATGCCCTGCTGGATCAATCCTTCGGCCTCTAA
- a CDS encoding triphosphoribosyl-dephospho-CoA synthase — MIERQALMDVYLQACETELQAFKPGNVSIYSAADDMTVEDFRLSAKVSAAAITNPDYSLGEKIYYAIEATREAVACNTNLGIVLLCAPLMQAVQTAARGQNLRQALSNVLDNTTVRDAEWVFKAIVLAAPAGLGESGRQDVNQDATVTLTQAMAIAAERDRIALQYTNCFKDIFEFTISEYNRAFVLSGESGWAALTVFAEMLARFPDSHIERKYGKQYSEWIAEQMAELCKAIKAADKPDDVLPLLYRIDEAFKAKKVNPGTTADITVATVLVVLLEQLFSHEI; from the coding sequence ATGATAGAGCGACAAGCGTTGATGGATGTCTATCTACAGGCCTGCGAAACCGAGTTGCAGGCTTTCAAGCCGGGCAATGTCAGTATATACAGTGCGGCTGATGATATGACGGTGGAAGATTTCAGGCTCAGTGCCAAGGTCAGTGCGGCGGCCATTACAAATCCTGATTATTCGTTGGGCGAGAAAATCTATTACGCGATCGAGGCGACGCGTGAAGCGGTGGCGTGCAATACCAATCTGGGGATAGTCTTGCTATGCGCGCCGTTGATGCAGGCCGTGCAAACGGCCGCGAGGGGGCAAAACTTGCGCCAGGCCTTGTCCAATGTATTGGACAATACCACCGTGCGGGACGCGGAATGGGTGTTCAAGGCCATCGTGTTGGCGGCGCCGGCCGGGCTGGGTGAGTCCGGTCGGCAAGACGTGAATCAGGATGCCACTGTCACCTTGACGCAAGCCATGGCCATCGCGGCCGAACGCGATCGAATTGCGTTGCAATACACAAATTGTTTCAAAGATATTTTTGAATTCACGATTTCAGAGTATAATCGTGCTTTCGTTTTGTCTGGCGAAAGCGGATGGGCGGCACTGACGGTTTTTGCCGAAATGTTGGCGCGTTTTCCGGATAGCCATATTGAGCGAAAGTATGGAAAGCAGTATTCAGAGTGGATCGCGGAACAGATGGCCGAGCTTTGCAAGGCTATCAAAGCTGCGGACAAGCCGGACGATGTCTTGCCGTTGCTTTATCGCATCGATGAGGCGTTCAAGGCGAAAAAAGTCAACCCGGGTACTACCGCTGACATCACTGTCGCAACGGTACTAGTGGTGCTTCTGGAACAACTTTTTAGTCATGAGATTTGA
- a CDS encoding ATP-grasp domain-containing protein: protein MRRIAIFTDDPGWHGKQLCRAFAERDCVAEYVSLTACRIQTAGIPLLHIPGFEQKLPDAVFVRGVPGGSLEEVVFYLDVLHALKLLGVPVYNDGHAIERSVDKAMTSFLLQNAGLPTPMTWVLRDRDEALTVAEQELAAGHYLISKPLFGSQGEGIRRIEKSTDLFWLTSSHGIYYLQRFVECDGEGYYDKRVFVINGKAVAAMRRRGISWLNNVARGATCEAIALSDEVAELAVRAVAVLKMDYAGVDIIRQRDGSLSVIEVNSVPAWKGLQSVCGVDIAACLVQDLLERHVGQSA, encoded by the coding sequence GTGCGCCGTATTGCGATTTTTACCGACGACCCCGGCTGGCACGGCAAGCAATTATGCCGGGCTTTTGCCGAGCGTGATTGTGTTGCCGAATACGTTTCCCTGACGGCTTGCCGGATACAGACCGCCGGCATTCCTCTGCTGCATATCCCGGGCTTTGAGCAAAAATTGCCGGACGCTGTTTTCGTGCGCGGCGTGCCGGGCGGCTCGCTGGAAGAAGTGGTGTTTTATCTCGATGTGCTGCATGCGCTGAAACTATTGGGCGTGCCCGTCTATAACGATGGGCATGCGATAGAGCGCAGCGTCGACAAGGCCATGACCAGTTTTCTATTGCAAAACGCTGGCTTGCCGACCCCTATGACCTGGGTGTTGCGTGACCGGGACGAAGCGCTGACGGTCGCCGAACAAGAATTGGCGGCGGGACATTATTTGATCAGCAAGCCTTTGTTCGGCTCGCAGGGTGAGGGCATACGCCGCATCGAAAAATCGACCGATTTGTTCTGGTTGACCAGCAGTCACGGTATTTATTATTTGCAGCGCTTTGTCGAGTGCGATGGCGAAGGTTATTACGATAAGCGTGTATTCGTCATCAATGGCAAGGCGGTGGCCGCGATGCGTCGGCGCGGGATTTCCTGGTTGAATAATGTCGCGCGCGGGGCGACTTGCGAAGCGATAGCGCTCAGTGACGAGGTAGCCGAACTGGCGGTGCGCGCCGTGGCGGTATTAAAAATGGATTATGCCGGCGTGGATATCATCCGGCAGCGCGATGGCTCCCTGAGTGTGATCGAGGTCAACAGCGTGCCGGCCTGGAAAGGCTTGCAAAGCGTTTGCGGCGTCGATATAGCGGCTTGTCTGGTTCAGGACTTGCTTGAGCGCCATGTGGGGCAATCAGCATGA
- a CDS encoding ATP-grasp domain-containing protein, giving the protein MAEQDIPLTLLVIAQSARMLVQMAVGAGFSAVAIDCYADSDTLQLALEAIKVESLRLNEVRPALDAVQVKHGLTHVVYGSGFEDHLETLGFLQQNWVVLGNSVEVFRQIQDKPAFFARLAALSILYPQTIFTPPSGERRQWLLKPVSGAGGAHIRWHDPNDSVCADKFYWQRFVRGEALSMLFLAAEGRIGIVGFNRQWICSVGHEKQPFLFAGIASHANVSDDHRRLLYEWLTKLARVYPLRGLGSLDFMLADGYCYVLEINARIPASAQLYGKRVFSLHLQACLGVMTDDSIESEPAAYQVVYAKQAVKIPVSVDWPDWALDRPSGGAIVGMGQPICSIIAAGKSPGQAEECLCHRQQVIENILNIGF; this is encoded by the coding sequence ATGGCTGAACAAGATATTCCATTGACTTTGTTGGTGATCGCGCAATCCGCGCGCATGCTGGTGCAGATGGCTGTCGGTGCGGGTTTTTCTGCGGTGGCAATCGATTGTTATGCCGATTCCGATACCCTGCAATTGGCCTTGGAGGCGATTAAAGTCGAGTCGTTGAGATTGAATGAGGTGCGGCCGGCGCTCGATGCGGTGCAAGTGAAGCATGGCTTGACGCATGTCGTCTATGGCAGTGGGTTTGAAGATCACCTCGAAACCCTGGGCTTTCTGCAACAAAACTGGGTCGTATTGGGGAATTCGGTCGAGGTTTTTCGACAGATTCAGGATAAGCCCGCCTTTTTTGCCCGGCTTGCCGCATTGTCAATTCTGTATCCTCAAACGATTTTTACTCCGCCGAGTGGCGAGAGAAGGCAATGGTTGCTCAAGCCTGTTAGCGGCGCGGGAGGGGCTCATATCAGGTGGCATGATCCAAATGATTCGGTTTGTGCGGATAAGTTCTACTGGCAGCGTTTCGTCAGAGGTGAGGCTTTGTCCATGCTGTTCTTGGCTGCGGAAGGTCGGATCGGGATAGTGGGATTCAATCGGCAGTGGATCTGTTCCGTCGGCCATGAAAAGCAGCCCTTTTTGTTTGCGGGTATCGCCAGTCATGCCAATGTGTCGGACGATCATCGGCGCCTGTTATATGAATGGTTGACGAAGCTGGCGCGGGTGTATCCGTTGCGGGGCTTGGGAAGCCTGGATTTCATGCTGGCCGATGGCTATTGCTATGTGCTCGAAATCAATGCCAGGATTCCGGCCAGCGCACAGTTGTATGGCAAACGGGTGTTCAGCCTCCACCTGCAAGCCTGTTTGGGCGTGATGACGGATGACTCTATCGAGTCCGAGCCTGCTGCCTATCAAGTCGTGTATGCCAAGCAGGCGGTCAAGATTCCAGTGTCTGTGGATTGGCCTGACTGGGCGCTGGACAGGCCGAGCGGCGGCGCAATTGTTGGCATGGGGCAGCCCATATGCAGTATCATTGCCGCCGGAAAAAGTCCGGGCCAGGCAGAGGAGTGCCTGTGTCATAGGCAGCAAGTCATTGAAAATATTTTGAATATAGGTTTCTAA